One stretch of Segatella copri DNA includes these proteins:
- the gltB gene encoding glutamate synthase large subunit: protein MEKGLYSSAYEHDACGVGMVVNIHGNKSHELVDNALKVLENMRHRGAEGADNKTGDGAGIMLQIPHEFILLQGIPVPEKGKYGTGLVFLPKDEKKQQDILSIMIEEIEREGLQLMHLRNVPTNPDCLGEAALSNEPAIKQVFITGVTDDKVPVFERTLYLIRKRIEKRISDPDFYICSLSNSNIVYKGMLSSLQLRQYYPDLTNNYFTSGLALVHSRFSTNTFPTWSLAQPFRLLAHNGEINTIRGNRAWMKARESVLSSEALGDIREISPIVQPDMSDSASLDNVFEFFVMSGLSLPHAMAVMVPESFNDKNPISEDLKAFYEYHSILMEPWDGPAALLFSDGRYAGGMLDRNGLRPARYTITKNDMMVVASEVGVMDFEPTEIAEKGRLQPGKILLIDTQEGKIYYDGEIKERLAEQHPYRQWLNTNRIELEKLRSGRKVENAVENLTRKELEFGFGEEDIDGTIIPMATKGQEPTASMGNDTPLAVLSDQPQIFFNYFRQQFAQVTNPAIDSIRENLVMSLTEYIGRVGSGILNPDESNCKMVRLPHPILTNTQLDILQNIRYKGFNTVKLHMLFETAKGEEGLHEALDELCKQAAQSVDDGYNYIILSDRGVDETHAAIPSLLAVSAVHHYLIDAGKRVQTALIVESGEIREVMHAALLLGYGASALCPYLTYAILDDLVKKGKIQEDYHTAEQNYIKAVKKGLFKIMAKMGISTIRSYRGAKIFESIGLSESLLKSYFGTEVSTIGGIGLETIARDAIRLHDKAFETKKLDFLPSLGQFHYRKDGIKHAWNPETIATLQLATRKGDYDLFKKYTHLVDDKQEPIFIRDFFGFRKNPISIDKVEPVEEIVKHFVTGAMSFGALSKEAHEAMALAMNALGARSNTGEGGEDNERFHSTQDGISLSSKTKQVASGRFGVTTEYLVNAEEIQIKVAQGAKPGEGGQLPGFKVNEVIAKTRHSIPGISLISPPPHHDIYSIEDLAQLIFDLKNVNPKAAISVKLVAESGVGTIAAGVAKAKADLIVISGAEGGTGASPASSMRFAGISPEIGLSETQQTLVKNGLRGQVRLQVDGQLKSGRDIILMALLGAEEFSFGTAALIVLGCVMMRKCNLNTCPMGVATQDPKLRAHFRGSYKYLINYFRFLAEEVREYLAEMGYTSLNDIIGHTELIVRKKDEEIVPTEGADALEPEVAKSIEEKADLLDFSRLLHRETGHCSLYHTTEQIHDLDNVLDQQIIRGAQRAIENQEEVNLDFAIKNTDRAAGAMLSGMIAEKYGEAGLPDKTVNVKFKGSAGQSFGAFLVNGVDFKLEGETNDYFAKGLSGGRISILPPIRSNFSAEDNIIAGNTGLYGATSGELYINGKVGERFGVRNSGAIAVIEGAGDHCCEYMTGGRVVVLGETGRNFAAGMSGGVAYVWDKNHNFDYFCNMDMVEINLVEDSTYRKELHELIRQHYLYTGSKLARTMLDDWNHYVEDFIQVVPIEYKRVLQEEQVKKLQQKIADMQRDY, encoded by the coding sequence ATGGAAAAAGGATTGTACAGTTCAGCCTATGAGCACGATGCGTGTGGCGTAGGTATGGTGGTGAATATCCACGGTAACAAGAGTCATGAGCTGGTCGATAACGCCTTGAAGGTCCTCGAGAATATGCGCCATCGTGGTGCAGAGGGTGCTGATAACAAGACGGGCGACGGTGCCGGTATCATGCTCCAGATTCCACATGAGTTTATTCTTCTTCAGGGTATCCCAGTGCCTGAGAAGGGAAAATACGGAACGGGTCTCGTCTTCTTGCCTAAGGATGAGAAGAAACAGCAGGATATCCTCTCTATCATGATTGAGGAAATTGAGCGCGAGGGATTGCAGCTGATGCATCTCCGCAATGTGCCTACCAACCCTGACTGTCTGGGTGAGGCTGCATTGAGCAACGAACCTGCCATCAAGCAGGTGTTCATTACAGGCGTTACCGATGATAAGGTACCTGTCTTTGAGCGCACCCTCTATCTCATCCGTAAGCGTATCGAGAAACGAATCAGTGATCCTGATTTCTATATCTGTTCGTTGTCTAATTCGAACATCGTATATAAGGGTATGTTGAGCAGCCTCCAGCTGCGTCAGTACTATCCTGACTTGACCAATAATTATTTTACAAGCGGTTTGGCATTGGTTCACTCCCGCTTCTCTACCAACACCTTCCCTACATGGAGTCTGGCTCAGCCATTCCGTCTCCTTGCCCACAATGGTGAGATCAACACCATCCGTGGTAACCGTGCCTGGATGAAGGCTCGTGAGAGTGTGTTGAGCAGCGAGGCTTTGGGCGATATCCGTGAGATTTCTCCTATCGTTCAGCCTGATATGAGTGACTCGGCAAGTCTCGACAATGTATTCGAGTTCTTCGTAATGAGCGGTCTGTCATTGCCTCATGCCATGGCTGTGATGGTGCCAGAGAGCTTCAACGACAAGAACCCTATCTCTGAGGATCTGAAGGCATTCTATGAGTACCACTCTATCCTGATGGAGCCATGGGATGGTCCTGCCGCCCTGCTCTTCAGCGATGGCCGTTATGCCGGTGGTATGCTCGATAGAAATGGTCTGCGTCCTGCCCGCTATACCATCACCAAGAACGATATGATGGTAGTCGCATCTGAGGTAGGTGTGATGGATTTCGAACCTACCGAGATTGCCGAGAAGGGACGCTTGCAGCCTGGTAAGATTCTCTTGATTGATACCCAGGAAGGCAAGATTTACTATGATGGCGAAATCAAGGAGCGCCTGGCTGAGCAGCATCCTTACCGCCAGTGGCTGAATACCAACCGTATTGAACTGGAAAAGCTGCGCAGCGGACGTAAGGTGGAAAACGCTGTGGAAAACCTCACTCGCAAGGAATTGGAATTCGGTTTTGGCGAGGAAGATATCGATGGTACCATCATTCCGATGGCTACCAAGGGTCAGGAGCCTACTGCATCTATGGGTAATGATACCCCACTTGCCGTGCTCTCAGACCAGCCACAGATTTTCTTCAACTACTTCCGTCAGCAGTTTGCTCAGGTTACCAACCCTGCCATCGACTCTATCCGTGAGAACCTTGTGATGAGTCTTACCGAGTATATCGGTAGAGTAGGTTCCGGCATCCTGAACCCAGACGAAAGCAACTGCAAGATGGTTCGTCTGCCACATCCTATCCTGACCAATACCCAGTTGGATATCCTTCAGAATATCCGCTACAAGGGCTTCAATACCGTAAAGCTCCACATGCTCTTCGAAACCGCCAAGGGCGAAGAAGGACTGCATGAGGCATTGGATGAACTCTGTAAGCAGGCTGCCCAGAGCGTGGATGATGGTTACAACTACATCATCTTGAGCGACCGTGGCGTGGATGAGACCCATGCCGCCATCCCATCTCTGCTCGCCGTGAGCGCCGTACATCATTATCTGATTGATGCTGGCAAGCGTGTGCAGACTGCCCTCATCGTTGAGAGCGGTGAGATTCGTGAGGTGATGCACGCAGCCCTGTTGTTGGGTTACGGTGCATCAGCCCTCTGTCCATACCTGACATACGCCATCCTCGACGACCTTGTAAAGAAGGGAAAGATTCAGGAGGATTACCATACAGCCGAGCAGAACTACATCAAGGCTGTGAAGAAGGGCTTGTTCAAGATTATGGCTAAGATGGGTATCTCTACCATCCGAAGCTATCGTGGTGCCAAGATTTTCGAGAGCATCGGTTTGAGCGAAAGCCTCCTGAAGAGCTATTTCGGAACAGAGGTGAGCACTATCGGTGGTATCGGACTCGAGACCATCGCCCGTGATGCCATCCGTCTGCACGACAAGGCATTCGAGACCAAGAAGCTCGACTTCCTGCCAAGTCTCGGACAGTTCCACTACCGCAAGGATGGTATCAAGCACGCTTGGAACCCAGAGACCATCGCTACCCTGCAGCTCGCAACCCGCAAGGGCGATTACGATCTCTTCAAGAAATATACACATCTCGTTGACGATAAGCAGGAGCCTATCTTCATCCGCGACTTCTTCGGTTTCCGCAAGAATCCTATCTCTATAGATAAGGTGGAGCCGGTAGAGGAAATCGTCAAGCACTTCGTTACCGGTGCGATGAGTTTCGGTGCCCTCTCCAAGGAGGCTCACGAGGCAATGGCACTCGCCATGAACGCCCTCGGCGCTCGAAGCAATACCGGTGAAGGTGGTGAGGATAACGAGCGATTCCATTCTACACAGGATGGCATCAGCCTCTCCAGTAAGACCAAGCAGGTTGCTTCCGGTCGATTTGGTGTGACAACAGAATATTTGGTAAATGCAGAGGAAATCCAGATCAAGGTGGCACAGGGTGCTAAACCGGGTGAGGGTGGTCAGTTGCCTGGCTTCAAGGTCAACGAGGTCATCGCCAAGACCCGTCACTCTATCCCTGGCATCAGTCTGATTTCTCCTCCACCTCATCACGATATCTACAGTATCGAGGATTTGGCTCAGCTCATCTTCGACCTCAAGAATGTGAACCCTAAGGCGGCTATCTCCGTGAAGTTGGTAGCTGAGAGTGGTGTGGGTACCATCGCTGCCGGTGTGGCTAAGGCGAAGGCTGACCTCATCGTTATCTCTGGTGCTGAGGGTGGTACAGGTGCCAGCCCTGCATCCAGCATGCGTTTCGCAGGTATCTCTCCTGAAATTGGACTTTCTGAAACCCAGCAGACTCTTGTGAAGAATGGTCTTCGTGGTCAGGTTCGTCTGCAGGTGGATGGTCAGTTGAAGAGCGGTCGTGACATCATCCTGATGGCTCTGCTCGGTGCTGAGGAATTCAGTTTCGGTACGGCAGCCCTCATCGTTTTGGGTTGTGTCATGATGCGTAAGTGTAACCTGAATACCTGTCCTATGGGTGTTGCTACACAGGATCCTAAGCTCCGTGCGCACTTCCGTGGTAGCTACAAGTACCTCATCAACTACTTCCGCTTCCTCGCCGAGGAGGTTCGTGAGTATCTGGCTGAGATGGGTTACACCTCATTGAACGATATCATCGGTCATACCGAGCTCATCGTCCGCAAGAAGGATGAGGAGATTGTTCCTACCGAGGGTGCTGATGCCTTAGAGCCAGAGGTGGCTAAGAGCATCGAGGAGAAGGCAGACTTGCTCGACTTCTCTCGCTTGCTGCATCGTGAAACAGGTCATTGCTCGCTCTATCATACTACCGAGCAGATTCATGACCTCGACAATGTACTCGACCAGCAGATTATCCGTGGTGCACAGCGTGCCATCGAGAACCAAGAAGAAGTGAACCTCGACTTTGCCATCAAGAATACTGATCGTGCTGCCGGTGCGATGCTGAGCGGTATGATTGCCGAGAAATATGGTGAGGCTGGTCTTCCAGACAAGACCGTGAACGTGAAGTTCAAGGGTTCTGCAGGTCAGAGCTTCGGTGCCTTCCTGGTCAATGGAGTGGATTTCAAGCTCGAGGGTGAGACCAATGACTATTTTGCCAAGGGACTTTCAGGAGGTCGTATTTCCATCCTTCCTCCTATCCGCAGCAACTTCTCTGCCGAGGATAACATCATCGCCGGTAACACCGGATTGTATGGTGCTACAAGCGGTGAGTTGTATATCAATGGTAAGGTAGGCGAGCGCTTTGGTGTTCGTAACTCCGGTGCCATCGCCGTGATTGAGGGTGCTGGTGACCACTGCTGTGAGTATATGACGGGCGGTAGAGTAGTAGTGCTCGGTGAAACCGGCCGTAACTTCGCCGCTGGTATGAGTGGTGGTGTTGCCTACGTATGGGATAAGAACCACAACTTCGATTACTTCTGTAACATGGATATGGTGGAGATCAACCTCGTGGAGGACAGCACCTATCGCAAGGAGTTGCACGAGCTGATTCGTCAGCATTATCTCTACACCGGCAGTAAGCTTGCCCGTACCATGCTCGACGACTGGAACCACTATGTAGAGGATTTCATCCAGGTAGTGCCAATCGAGTACAAGCGAGTTCTCCAGGAGGAGCAGGTAAAGAAGTTACAGCAGAAGATTGCGGATATGCAGCGAGATTACTAA
- a CDS encoding sensor histidine kinase: MIWTDRIRQVKIFLVIAAVFIAVASLVVSHFLVRDLADEERNRMAVWAEAMRTLNKADENTDLNLVLKVINENNSIPVIVMDSENHAQTFRNVDVEGKDYADSLAYASAIGQRLSKQGKNIKIELDDSTHDYIQVCYDESLIIRRLSAYPYIQLGVVMLFVVIAIFALLTSKRAEQNKVWVGLSKETAHQLGTPISSLMAWIEILKMNYPDDELIPEMNKDIQRLQLIADRFSKIGALPEPVPASLNEVMNHVIDYMDRRTSKNVKLVKEIPEQDVIVKMNASLFEWVIENLSKNAVDAMGANGGQITLHVEEIDDKAIIEVSDTGNGIRKKDLKNVFRPGFTTKKRGWGLGLSLAKRIVEEYHHGKIWVKSTEIGHGTTFRIELKKE, from the coding sequence ATGATTTGGACCGATAGAATACGACAGGTGAAGATTTTTCTGGTGATAGCGGCAGTGTTTATTGCTGTCGCCTCTCTTGTTGTGTCCCATTTTCTGGTTCGTGATTTAGCTGACGAGGAACGCAACCGTATGGCGGTTTGGGCTGAAGCTATGCGTACGCTTAATAAAGCAGATGAGAATACTGACTTGAACTTGGTATTGAAGGTTATCAATGAAAACAATTCCATTCCGGTTATCGTAATGGATTCTGAAAACCATGCTCAGACTTTTCGTAATGTTGATGTGGAAGGGAAAGATTATGCAGATTCCCTTGCTTATGCTTCTGCCATCGGTCAGCGGCTCTCGAAACAAGGCAAGAATATTAAAATTGAACTAGATGATTCAACGCATGACTATATTCAGGTTTGCTATGATGAATCCCTCATAATACGACGTCTGTCAGCTTATCCTTATATTCAGTTGGGGGTAGTTATGCTCTTTGTGGTTATTGCCATCTTTGCTTTGCTTACTTCCAAAAGAGCGGAACAGAATAAGGTGTGGGTGGGGTTGTCTAAAGAAACTGCTCATCAGTTGGGTACTCCAATTTCCAGTCTGATGGCTTGGATTGAAATTCTGAAGATGAATTATCCGGATGACGAACTCATTCCTGAAATGAACAAGGATATCCAGCGCTTGCAACTGATAGCAGACCGTTTCTCAAAGATAGGTGCCCTGCCAGAACCTGTTCCTGCAAGTTTGAACGAAGTGATGAATCATGTTATAGACTACATGGATCGTCGAACATCGAAGAATGTTAAACTGGTGAAGGAAATACCTGAACAGGATGTTATCGTTAAGATGAATGCCTCTCTCTTTGAATGGGTGATAGAAAATCTGTCGAAGAATGCTGTTGATGCTATGGGAGCAAATGGTGGACAGATTACGCTCCATGTGGAAGAAATAGATGATAAAGCTATTATAGAAGTTTCAGATACAGGAAATGGTATAAGAAAAAAGGATTTGAAGAATGTATTCCGTCCCGGTTTTACTACCAAAAAGCGAGGCTGGGGCTTAGGTTTATCACTAGCTAAACGAATCGTAGAAGAATACCATCATGGTAAAATATGGGTGAAAAGTACAGAAATTGGGCATGGAACCACCTTCAGAATCGAGTTAAAGAAAGAATAA
- a CDS encoding glutamate synthase subunit beta, translating into MGNPKAFLTIPRKEAGYRPIHDRILDFSEVEQTLNSNDRRQQASRCMDCGVPFCHWACPLGNKAPEWNDALYKGDWEQAYRLLNSTNDFPEFTGRICPALCEKACVLNLMDHEPTTNREDECAIVEHAFSEDYVHVEIPERNGKTVAVIGAGPAGLVAANQLNHKGYKVTVFEARENAGGLLRYGIPNFKLNKSIIDRRLRLLEEEGIEFRYNQQIDVTKLPEGFDAYVVSTGTPTARDLKIPGRELKGVYFALELLSQQNRILAGMEFSKDELVNCKGKDVLVIGGGDTGSDCIGTAHRQGCKSVTQIEIMPKPVEGPEDPKNPWPNWPRTLKTTSSHEEGCTRRWNINSLEFLGKNGKLTGVKVQPIDWKPNPEGGRPLMVEAGESEIIKAEAVFLAMGFLKPRQPEFAENVFVAGDAASGASLVVRAMASGRKIAAQVDKFLNK; encoded by the coding sequence ATGGGAAATCCAAAAGCATTTTTGACTATACCTCGCAAGGAAGCAGGTTATAGACCAATTCACGATAGAATCCTCGACTTTAGCGAGGTAGAACAGACATTGAATAGCAACGATCGCCGACAGCAGGCTTCACGTTGCATGGATTGTGGTGTGCCTTTCTGCCACTGGGCTTGTCCGCTGGGCAACAAGGCACCGGAGTGGAATGATGCCCTCTACAAGGGCGACTGGGAGCAGGCTTACCGCCTCCTAAATTCCACCAACGACTTCCCTGAGTTCACAGGACGCATCTGTCCTGCACTCTGCGAGAAGGCGTGTGTATTGAATCTCATGGATCATGAGCCAACCACCAACCGTGAGGATGAGTGTGCCATCGTGGAGCACGCCTTCTCTGAGGATTATGTACATGTTGAGATTCCTGAGCGTAATGGCAAGACGGTGGCTGTCATCGGTGCCGGTCCTGCGGGATTGGTAGCTGCCAACCAGTTGAACCATAAGGGATATAAGGTAACAGTATTCGAGGCGCGTGAGAATGCCGGTGGTCTGTTGCGTTATGGTATTCCTAACTTCAAACTCAACAAGAGCATCATCGACCGCCGTCTTCGTCTTCTCGAAGAAGAGGGCATCGAGTTCAGATACAATCAGCAGATTGATGTTACCAAGTTGCCAGAAGGCTTCGATGCCTATGTGGTATCTACGGGTACTCCTACTGCCCGCGACCTGAAGATTCCAGGACGAGAATTGAAGGGTGTTTATTTCGCCCTCGAACTCCTCTCTCAGCAGAACCGAATCCTTGCTGGCATGGAGTTCTCTAAGGATGAACTGGTCAACTGCAAGGGCAAGGATGTCTTGGTTATCGGTGGTGGTGATACAGGTTCCGACTGTATCGGTACGGCTCATCGTCAGGGTTGCAAGAGTGTAACTCAGATTGAGATCATGCCTAAGCCAGTAGAGGGGCCTGAGGATCCTAAGAATCCTTGGCCAAACTGGCCTCGCACACTGAAAACTACATCCAGTCATGAGGAAGGATGTACACGTCGCTGGAACATCAACTCATTGGAGTTCCTCGGCAAGAATGGAAAGTTGACGGGTGTGAAGGTTCAGCCTATCGATTGGAAGCCAAACCCAGAGGGCGGTCGTCCGTTGATGGTAGAGGCTGGTGAGTCGGAGATTATCAAGGCAGAGGCTGTATTCCTAGCAATGGGCTTTCTGAAGCCACGGCAGCCTGAATTTGCCGAGAATGTATTCGTGGCAGGCGATGCAGCAAGCGGTGCCTCTTTGGTAGTACGCGCCATGGCAAGCGGCAGAAAGATTGCTGCCCAGGTAGATAAGTTCCTGAACAAATAA
- the rpmF gene encoding 50S ribosomal protein L32 gives MAHPKRRQSKTRTLKRRTHDKAVAPTLAVCPNCGAYYVYHTVCPTCGYYRGKVAIVKEAAE, from the coding sequence ATGGCACATCCTAAAAGAAGACAGTCAAAGACACGTACACTTAAGAGAAGAACTCATGATAAGGCAGTAGCTCCTACATTGGCAGTTTGCCCTAACTGTGGTGCATACTATGTATACCACACTGTTTGCCCTACTTGCGGTTACTATCGTGGTAAGGTTGCAATCGTTAAGGAAGCAGCTGAATAA
- a CDS encoding YceD family protein has protein sequence MCNIDSFKIDLKALPQGITEKEFKLTNEYFEAIDAPDVQRGELSSSLSINRTDDFFELNFHTEGVVHIPCDICLDDMDQTIETNDRLVVKFGEEYSEDDDLVTVAENEGILDVAWFIYEFIDLNIPIKHVHAPGKCNPAMIEKLNEHSAARSGEEEEETVDPRWEALLKLKK, from the coding sequence ATGTGTAACATAGATTCTTTTAAGATTGATTTGAAAGCTTTACCTCAAGGTATAACCGAAAAGGAATTTAAGCTTACCAATGAATATTTTGAGGCAATCGATGCTCCTGATGTTCAGAGAGGCGAGTTGTCAAGTAGTCTGTCTATCAATAGGACGGATGACTTCTTCGAACTCAATTTCCATACTGAGGGAGTGGTTCACATACCATGCGACATCTGTCTGGACGATATGGATCAAACCATTGAGACTAATGACAGGCTAGTCGTAAAATTCGGAGAAGAGTACTCAGAGGATGATGATCTGGTGACTGTGGCCGAGAACGAAGGAATACTCGATGTCGCCTGGTTTATCTATGAATTTATAGATCTCAATATTCCCATCAAGCATGTGCATGCACCTGGAAAATGCAACCCTGCTATGATTGAAAAGCTCAATGAGCATTCTGCCGCCCGAAGCGGTGAGGAAGAAGAGGAAACTGTAGATCCACGCTGGGAAGCTCTATTGAAATTGAAAAAATAA
- a CDS encoding beta-ketoacyl-ACP synthase III encodes MGKINAVITGVGGYVPDYILNNEELSRMVDTTDEWITTRVGIKERRILTEEGLGTSYLARKAAKQLIQKTGVDPDTIDALIVTTTTPDYKFPSTASIVLGKLGLKNAFAFDFSAACCGFLYTLDVAASMIQSGRYKKIIVIGADKMSSLVDYTDRATCVLFGDGAGAVLVEATEEENVGVQNSYLRTDGQGLPFLHMKAGGSVCPPSHFTVDHRLHYLYQEGRTVFRYAVTDMSNDVMKIMEMNNLKADDVNWVIPHEANLRIIEAVTKRAGIPLDKVVVNIDHYGNTSAATIPLALWDAESQLKKGDNVIFTAFGAGFVHGASFYKWAYDGAAYGK; translated from the coding sequence ATGGGTAAAATTAATGCTGTAATTACAGGTGTCGGTGGCTACGTGCCAGACTATATCCTCAACAACGAGGAATTGTCTCGCATGGTAGATACTACAGATGAGTGGATTACCACCCGTGTGGGTATCAAAGAGCGCCGCATCCTTACAGAGGAAGGCCTCGGAACCAGCTATCTGGCGCGTAAAGCTGCCAAGCAGTTGATTCAGAAGACTGGCGTTGATCCAGATACAATCGATGCACTGATTGTAACAACCACGACACCTGACTACAAGTTCCCTTCTACAGCATCTATCGTCCTCGGTAAGCTGGGCTTGAAGAATGCTTTCGCATTTGACTTCTCTGCAGCTTGCTGTGGATTCTTGTATACCCTTGATGTTGCTGCAAGCATGATTCAGAGTGGTAGATACAAGAAGATTATTGTGATTGGTGCTGACAAGATGTCTTCATTGGTAGATTACACAGACCGTGCTACTTGTGTTCTCTTCGGAGATGGTGCAGGTGCGGTTTTGGTGGAGGCAACTGAAGAGGAGAACGTTGGTGTTCAGAACTCATACCTTCGTACAGATGGACAAGGTTTGCCTTTCCTTCACATGAAGGCTGGTGGTTCTGTTTGCCCTCCATCACATTTTACAGTTGATCATCGCCTGCACTATCTTTATCAGGAAGGTCGTACTGTATTCCGTTACGCAGTAACAGATATGAGCAACGACGTGATGAAGATCATGGAAATGAACAATCTGAAGGCTGATGATGTGAACTGGGTAATTCCTCACGAGGCTAATCTCCGTATTATCGAGGCAGTAACCAAGCGTGCAGGAATTCCACTTGATAAGGTGGTTGTAAACATCGATCATTATGGAAATACTAGTGCAGCAACAATCCCATTGGCACTCTGGGATGCTGAAAGCCAATTGAAGAAGGGCGATAACGTCATCTTCACAGCATTTGGTGCAGGATTTGTACATGGCGCTTCTTTCTATAAGTGGGCGTATGATGGTGCTGCTTACGGAAAGTAA
- the era gene encoding GTPase Era, whose translation MHKAGFVNIVGNPNVGKSTLMNQLVGERISIATFKAQTTRHRIMGIVNTDDMQIVFSDTPGVLKPNYKMQEMMLAFSESALADADVLLYVTDVIENPEKNMEFLEKVKKMQIPVLLLINKIDQSDPKKLGDIVEKWHSLLPNAEILPISAKNKFGTDMLLKRIKELLPESPAFFDKDQLTDKPARFFVSEIIREKILLYYDKEIPYSVEVRVERFKEDEKRIHINAVIYVERDSQKGIIIGHQGIALKKVNTESRKALEKFFDKKIFLETFVKVDKDWRSSQRELDAFGYNPE comes from the coding sequence ATGCATAAAGCTGGTTTCGTAAATATAGTAGGTAACCCTAATGTGGGAAAAAGTACCTTGATGAATCAATTGGTGGGTGAACGTATTAGTATTGCAACTTTTAAGGCTCAGACAACCCGTCATCGTATCATGGGTATTGTGAATACTGATGATATGCAGATTGTATTTTCTGATACTCCTGGTGTTTTGAAGCCTAATTACAAGATGCAGGAGATGATGCTTGCCTTCTCTGAGAGTGCATTGGCGGATGCTGATGTGCTGCTTTATGTGACTGATGTGATAGAAAACCCTGAAAAGAACATGGAATTCTTGGAAAAGGTTAAGAAAATGCAGATTCCTGTACTCTTGCTCATTAACAAGATTGATCAGAGTGATCCGAAGAAGTTGGGTGATATTGTTGAAAAATGGCACTCTTTGTTGCCTAATGCTGAGATTCTTCCTATCTCAGCGAAAAATAAATTCGGAACGGATATGCTCTTGAAGCGCATTAAGGAACTCTTGCCGGAATCTCCTGCTTTCTTTGATAAGGATCAGCTGACAGACAAGCCTGCCCGTTTCTTCGTTTCAGAGATTATCCGAGAAAAGATTTTGCTCTATTATGATAAGGAGATACCTTATTCTGTAGAGGTAAGAGTGGAGCGATTTAAGGAAGATGAAAAACGTATCCACATTAATGCGGTGATTTATGTTGAACGTGATTCCCAAAAGGGTATCATCATCGGGCACCAGGGGATTGCATTGAAAAAGGTGAATACCGAGAGTCGTAAGGCTTTGGAAAAGTTCTTCGACAAGAAAATCTTCTTGGAGACTTTCGTAAAAGTTGATAAGGATTGGCGCAGCTCTCAGCGAGAACTTGATGCCTTTGGATATAATCCGGAATAA